The following coding sequences lie in one Benincasa hispida cultivar B227 chromosome 6, ASM972705v1, whole genome shotgun sequence genomic window:
- the LOC120080085 gene encoding uncharacterized protein LOC120080085 isoform X2: protein MAENKGVLPPPHDLNAKWDACLDLTLRRFVYSSLAGAFGGLLFFRSPVTRWASIAFGAGLGIGSAYTDCNSLFEGSTAKFASPKITEAQPSQEGQD, encoded by the exons ATGGCTGAGAACAAAGGGGTTTTGCCTCCACCGCACGATTTGAATGCCAAGTGGGACGCTTGTCTTGATTTGACGCTGCGTCGATTCGTTTACTCTTCCTTGGCTGGTGCATTTGGTGGTCTCCTTTTCTTCA GGAGTCCGGTGACTCGTTGGGCTTCTATAGCTTTTGGTGCTGGATTGGGCATTGGATCAGCATACACAGATTGTAATTCCTTATTTGAAGGTTCCACCGCAAAATTCGCATCTCCCAAAATCACAGAGGCTCAGCCTTCACAG GAGGGGCAAGATTAG
- the LOC120080085 gene encoding uncharacterized protein LOC120080085 isoform X1: protein MAENKGVLPPPHDLNAKWDACLDLTLRRFVYSSLAGAFGGLLFFRSPVTRWASIAFGAGLGIGSAYTDCNSLFEGSTAKFASPKITEAQPSQVKSRFLLQ, encoded by the exons ATGGCTGAGAACAAAGGGGTTTTGCCTCCACCGCACGATTTGAATGCCAAGTGGGACGCTTGTCTTGATTTGACGCTGCGTCGATTCGTTTACTCTTCCTTGGCTGGTGCATTTGGTGGTCTCCTTTTCTTCA GGAGTCCGGTGACTCGTTGGGCTTCTATAGCTTTTGGTGCTGGATTGGGCATTGGATCAGCATACACAGATTGTAATTCCTTATTTGAAGGTTCCACCGCAAAATTCGCATCTCCCAAAATCACAGAGGCTCAGCCTTCACAGGTGAAATCACGTTTTCTTTTACAGTAA
- the LOC120080084 gene encoding hydrolase tropI, whose translation MGLASAGAQLISLPPTGSSSCRRRIGTPFQLPYFRFTSPLPFRKCGNRSDWKWKGKREKKGGKVCYSVEGVEDDDDDDAACELVNGMELSIGEQPHHSIPAYLFKAVKNNNGTAILLLSDLFAFQHSSIRDFAYRLACNGFNVLLPDLIHGDSWKKQSTKRDMQRIAEDIGTVTKWLVDEFSAAGLSRKLGIMGFGYGGGQVIEVLARDEGACFCIGASLYGTEVDPSLATKVKVPVLLISGDNDPLCPVSVMKDLEKRMGEGSKLVIFGGRGHDFVHNPRSPEEDEDAEQAFLMIRNWLHHGLVATNI comes from the exons atgggATTAGCCTCCGCCGGAGCGCAGTTGATTTCCCTTCCACCAACGGGGAGCAGTAGCTGCCGCCGCCGCATCGGGACGCCATTTCAACTACCTTACTTCCGATTTACTTCTCCTCTCCCTTTT AGGAAATGCGGTAATAGGAGTGATTGGAAATGGAAGggcaagagagagaaaaagggaggtAAAGTGTGTTATAGCGTAGAGGGAGTGgaggatgatgatgatgatgatgctgcTTGTGAACTCGTTAATGGAATGGAGCTTTCAATTGGGGAACAACCTCATCATTCAATCCCTGCATATCTCTTTAAGGCAGTCAAGAACAATAATGGAACTGCCATTCTCCTCTTGTCCGATCTCTTTGCCTTTCAACATTCTTCCATTAGAGACTTTGCTTATCGTCTTGCTTGCAATGGCTTCAA TGTCTTACTTCCAGATTTAATTCACGGAGATTCATGGAAGAAACAGTCTACAAAACGAGACATGCAGAGGATTGCAGAAGACATAGGAACAGTAACAAAATGGTTGGTCGACGAGTTTTCAGCAGCAGGCCTCTCGAGGAAGCTTGGGATCATGGGATTTGGGTATGGGGGAGGCCAAGTTATAGAAGTTCTAGCACGAGATGAGGGTGCCTGTTTCTGTATTGGAGCCTCCCTCTATGGTACTGAAGTAGATCCATCTCTTGCTACCAAAGTCAAGGTTCCTGTGTTACTCATCTCAGGGGACAATGATCCACTTTGTCCAGTGAGTGTCATGAAGGATTTGGAGAAAAGGATGGGAGAAGGTTCCAAGTTAGTGATATTTGGGGGAAGAGGCCATGACTTTGTTCACAACCCTAGATCTccagaagaagatgaagatgctGAGCAGGCTTTTCTAATGATAAGAAATTGGCTGCATCACGGATTGGTTGCAACTAATATTTAG
- the LOC120079069 gene encoding uncharacterized protein LOC120079069 produces the protein MESGSNSLSSLVPLVFDGENYQAWAIRMQAYMEDCDYWEVIEQDYEIAPLPDNPTIYQIKTHKERVTRKEKARVCLYVAVSPAIFNRIMALKSKKEIWEFLKSEYEGDERIKGMKVLNLVREFERMQMKDYKSIKEYSDKLIGIANKARALGIDLSDNRLVIEVVSALQAQEQTRLIRQEGSIEGALKARVPQGEGRREKKGSGSSSSESAIKDAGSTCKHCGKQNHPHFRCWRRPNVKCRSCHLLGHIERLFTQCDGWLVDSGCTNHMTNDKELFKDIDKSFKPRVKIGNGEYLEVKGKTTVSIESCAGIKLITKVLFVPEIDQNLLSVGQLVEKGFKVLFEEEKCLISDSNGNELFKIKMQHKIFSLDSLEKE, from the exons ATGGAATCAGGATCAAATAGTCTTTCTTCATTGGTTCCACTTGTATTTGATGGTGAAAACTACCAGGCATGGGCTATCAGAATGCAAGCCTACATGGAGGATTGTGATTATTGGGAAGTAATTGAGCAAGACTATGAGATTGCTCCACTTCCTGATAACCCAACAATATATCAGATCAAAACTCACAAGGAGAGAGTCACCAGGAAGGAAAAAGCTCGAGTTTGCCTATATGTAGCTGTGTCTCCCGCCATATTCAATAGAATTATGGCCTTGAAGTCGAAAAAGGAGATCTGGGAGTTCCTCAAAAGTGAGTATGAAGGTGATGAGAGGATTAAAGGCATGAAAGTGTTGAACTTGGTGCGAGAATTCGAGAGAATGCAAATGAAGGATTATAAGTCCATTAAAGAGTACTCAGATAAGTTGATTGGGATTGCTAACAAGGCAAGAGCATTAGGAATCGATTTATCTGACAATAGATTG GTGATAGAAGTGGTTAGTGCTTTGCAAGCACAAGAGCAAACGAGGTTGATAAGACAAGAAGGAAGCATTGAGGGGGCATTGAAAGCTAGAGTGCCGCAGGGAGAAGGTAGAAGAGAGAAGAAGGGAAGTGGCAGTAGTAGCTCAGAGTCTGCTATAAAGGATGCTGGTAGTACATGCAAGCATTGTGGGAAGCAGAATCATCCACATTTCAGATGTTGGAGAAGGCCAAATGTAAAGTGTAGAAGCTGTCATTTATTGGGGCACATTGAACGATTAT TCACTCAATGTGATGGTTGGTTGGTTGATAGTGGGTGTACCAATCACATGACAAATGACAAAGAGTTGTTCAAGGACATTGACAAGTCATTCAAGCCAAGAGTGAAGATAGGAAATGGTGAGTATCTAGAAGTAAAGGGGAAGACCACAGTGTCAATAGAGAGCTGTGCTGGAATCAAGTTGATTACTAAAGTGTTGTTTGTCCCTGAAATTGATCAAAACTTGTTAAGCGTTGGTCAATTAGTAGAGAAGGGATTCAAAGTTttgtttgaagaagaaaagtgcCTCATTTCTGATTCAAATGGGAATGAGTTGTTCAAAATAAAGATGCAGCACAAGATTTTCTCGTTGGATTCACTCGAGAAGGAGTAG
- the LOC120080083 gene encoding uncharacterized protein LOC120080083 → MVMGRMRIMGSVSCNVQSGISVNLGGSSTLVCNRRRVSSFLPRSRSRFPFTPERHFTSNRIFHSQSQPAPLFSVSSERRWSNLSVYATSLDLPLLPFGVNEVLVPSESKTLHLYEARYLALLDESLFRKNKLFVHFVLDPVAVSDSSREISFAARHACLVLIENVERLQVGALVTIRGIGRVKIIELLQVDPYLRGTILSVRDNIVQDECGLSSKVIDVKDVLHNLNSLEIKLKAPKEALLQTQIMNSLTWAEKGIYVDIDQNFVPSLAERVSFAAFQPISGSTKSELQSLQLKKIKAMDIKNTLERLNKSLKLTTENISTVVAKLAIQSVEI, encoded by the exons atggTAATGGGTAGGATGAGGATAATGGGTAGCGTGAGTTGTAACGTTCAAAGTGGGATCTCTGTGAATCTTGGTGGTTCCTCCACTTTGGTTTGCAATCGGAGGAGAGTTTCTTCATTCCTTCCCAGAAGTAGAAGCAGGTTCCCCTTCACTCCTGAACGCCATTTCACCAGCAACAGAATATTTCATTCGCAATCGCAACCAGCTCCTCTATTTTCTGTTTCTTCCGAGAGAAGATGGAGTAATTTGTCTGTGTATGCCACCTCTCTAGACCTTCCGCTGCTTCCCTTTGGCGTCAATGAA GTGCTTGTTCCGTCGGAGAGTAAAACACTGCACCTGTATGAAGCCAGATATCTAGCTCTATTGGACGAG TCCTTATTTAGGAAGAATAAACTTTTCGTGCATTTTGTGTTGGATCCTGTCGCTGTCAGTGACTCATCAAGGGAAATATCGTTTGCAGCCAGACATGCTTGTTTGGTTTTAATTGAGAAT GTCGAGAGATTGCAGGTGGGGGCGTTAGTCACCATCAGAGGAATCGGACGCGTCAAAATTATTGAGCTCTTGCAA GTTGATCCTTATTTGCGAGGTACAATTTTATCGGTGAGAGATAATATTGTTCAAGATGAATGTGGGTTAAGTTCAAAAGTGATAGACGTCAAAGACGTTCTTCATAATTTGAATAGTTTGGAGATCAAACTGAAG GCTCCCAAGGAGGCATTGTTGCAGACTCAAATAATGAACTCACTTACATGGGCTGAAAAGGGTATATATGTGGACATTGATCAAAATTTTGTACCATCGTTGGCCGAAAGAGTATCCTTCGCAGCCTTCCAACCAATTTCAG GGTCAACTAAATCTGAATTACAGAGTTTGCagctaaaaaaaatcaaagcaatGGATATCAAGAATACCCTTGAAAGACTAAATAAATCGTTGAAATTAACAACAGAAAATATTTCTACAGTGGTAGCCAAACTTGCTATACAATCAGTTGAAATTTAG